The window TTATCAAGGGTCGTGCCCGCGTCACAGGTCCAAACTCCGTGGCGATCAACGGTAAAACCATTACCGCTGGAAAGATCTTATTAGCGGTTGGTGGCTGGCCTGATGTGCCAGAGTTTGAGGGCAGTGAACACGCCATAACTTCCAACGAAACCTTTTATCTGGACAAGCTTCCTAAAAAAATATTGATCGTGGGTGGTGGTTACATCGCAGTGGAATTCGCCGGAATCTATCAAGGCTTGGGTGTTGATACAACATTGATATATCGTGGACCGAAAATATTACGCCATTTTGATACAGACATTAGCGAAATCATTTCTGAAGAATTACTCAATAAAAACATCAAACTAAAACTGGAAAGCAATATTCGTCGCATAGAGAAAAACACTGATGGACAATTAAGCGCACACTTGAACGACGGTTCGACGATGCAAGCTGATGCGATTATGTATGCTACAGGACGCAAACCCATGTTGCATGATCTTGGCCTGGATACAGTCAATGTCGAACTGGATTCTAATGGCAAGATCCAGGTGAATGAAGAGTTTCAAACTAGCGAGGTTTCAATTTATGCGGTAGGCGATATTATTGATACTCCCGAACTAACCCCGGTGGCTTTAGAAGAAGGTATGGCGTTTGCCTACACGCAATTTGGCAATCAGCCTCGAACCGTCGATTACGATGATCTGGCCACGGCCGTTTTTTGTCAGCCAAATATTGCGACAGTTGGTTTAAACGAACAAGATGCGCACGACACTCACGAGTTATGCATTTATAAATCACGTTTTCGTCCGATGAAACACACCTTGTCGGGAAACCCGGAAAAAAGTTTTATGAAATTGATCGTGGATAAAGAAAGCGATGAAGTGCTTGGTATACACATGATCGGACCGGATGCCGGCGAGATCATTCAGGGCTTGGCCGTGGCCATGAAAGCGGGAGCAACTAAGGCAGTGTTTGATGCCACCATCGGAATTCATCCAACCGCCGCGGAAGAATTCGTGACTATGCGCACCCCGTCAATAGACTAGGGCACCATCCAGTCCAAACTCATTGGCAATTTTATGCATTAGGCTGTCGACGTCTCGATTGCCAACCAGATTTTCTGCCAGCTTAATTTTTCGTTTGTCC of the Gammaproteobacteria bacterium genome contains:
- the gorA gene encoding glutathione-disulfide reductase, producing MNYDVDLFVIGAGSGGVRAARMAAGFGAKVVVAEERYLGGTCVNVGCVPKKLFVYASHFSEDFHDAEGFGWNMGKAPDFDWATLRDNKTKEIERLNGIYRRLLENAGCEIIKGRARVTGPNSVAINGKTITAGKILLAVGGWPDVPEFEGSEHAITSNETFYLDKLPKKILIVGGGYIAVEFAGIYQGLGVDTTLIYRGPKILRHFDTDISEIISEELLNKNIKLKLESNIRRIEKNTDGQLSAHLNDGSTMQADAIMYATGRKPMLHDLGLDTVNVELDSNGKIQVNEEFQTSEVSIYAVGDIIDTPELTPVALEEGMAFAYTQFGNQPRTVDYDDLATAVFCQPNIATVGLNEQDAHDTHELCIYKSRFRPMKHTLSGNPEKSFMKLIVDKESDEVLGIHMIGPDAGEIIQGLAVAMKAGATKAVFDATIGIHPTAAEEFVTMRTPSID